Part of the Crossiella cryophila genome, CCTGGCCGGAGGCGAGCGCGACCGCGGCCACCCCGCCCTCCAGCGCGGCCACCCGCTGCTCCAGGACGTCCTGGGTGGGGTTGTTGATCCGGGTGTAGATGTTGCCCGGTTCGGCCAGGCTGAACAGGTTCGCCGCGTGCTGGGTGTCCCGGAAGACGAACGAGGTGGTCTGGTAGATCGGCGTGGCCCTGGCCCCGGTGGCAGGGTCGGGCTGGGCGCCTGCGTGGATCTGACGGGTCTCGAAGGACCAGGCGGCACTGGCTGCTGCGGACATGCGGATACTCCCGAGTGAGAATTGCGAAATGTGGGCACGCGAAATGAGCCCGAACGGCCGATTAGCGACCGCCGGTGAATTGACCCCGGGCAGCGTCCGACCGGCCGAGGGCATCGGCCTTCAGGTGCGCGGGGAAGGGTTGTGCCTGGTCGTCAGGCAGCAGGAGTGCAGCAACACGCCATGGCCGTCACACGTCGCAGATCGACGTGGATACGGGACACCAGGGTGCTCACAGTCCGGAGACTAGCAGCGGACCGGAGGTTTCCGCAGAAACCGCCCACCATGTGAGAGTAATTCCGCCTTCTGGTCGAAGATTATTGTTTCCACCCTTGACCGCACCCGGTTTGGCTCAGCACGATTCGGTATTCCCTCAATTCCCATCAGGAGTGCCGCCATGTCGTTGACCGATGTCATCGAGGCCACCCGGAGCGCGGTCGCCGAGGATCCGTACCACGCGGGCGCGGTCTTCGACGCGCACTGCGCGGTGGTGGCCGGCACCGACACCAGGGTTCGGGTGCGCATCCGCGGGCACGAGCAGACCGCGGACGAGACGGTGGCCCGCGGCGGCGCGGACACCGGGCCGAACCCGGTGGAGTACGCGCTGGCCGCGCTGGGCTCCTGCCAGGTGGTCACCTACCAGTTCTGGGCGGCGAAACTGCGGCTGCGGCTGAGTTCGGTGTCGGTGGAGGTGACCGGCGAGCTGGACCGGCGCGGGTTCTTCGGGCTCACCGAGCACACCAGGCCCGGGTACACCGGCATCACGGTGCGGGTGCGGCTGGACGGACCGGAGACCAGGGAGCGCTACGAGGAGCTGCGGCGCGAGGTCGACCGGCACTGTCCGGTGCTCGACCTGTTCCGCGCGGAGACCCCGGTGGGCACCGAGCTGCGCTGAGCCCGGAAAATGCCCGCATGGAACTGACCAAGCTGGACGCCGACGAGCTGCCCGCCCCCCTGGCCGACCTGCGCAAGGCCTACGACGAGCTGAAGGCGCAGAACCTGTCCCTGGACCTGACCCGGGGCAAGCCCGCTGCCGAACAGCTCGACCTGTCCAACGAGCTGCTGTGCCTGCCGGGCAAGGACGTTTTCAAGGCGGGCGGCACGGACACCCGCAACTACGGTGGCCTCGCCGGCCTGCCGGAACTGCGCGAGATCTTCAGCGGCCCGCTGGGCGTGCCGGTGCCGCAGTTGCTGGCACTGGGCAACTCCAGCCTCGCGGTGATGCACGAGACCATTGTCTTCGCGCTGCTCAAGGGCCCGGTCGACGGCGAGCCGTGGGTGGGGCAGCAGATCAAGTTCCTGTGTCCGGTGCCCGGTTACGACCGGCACTTCTCGCTGTTGAAGCAGTTCGGCATCGAGGCGGTGCCGGTGCCGCTGCACGAGGACGGCCCGGACATGGACGTGGTCGAGCGGCTGGTCGCCGAGGACGCCTCGATCAAGGGCATCTGGTGCGTGCCCAAGTACGCCAACCCCACCGGCGCGGTCTACTCCGAGGACACCGTCCGCCGGCTGGCCTCGATGCCCACCGCGGCCAAGGACTTCCGGCTGTTCTGGGACAACGCCTACGCGCTGCACCA contains:
- a CDS encoding OsmC family protein, with the translated sequence MSLTDVIEATRSAVAEDPYHAGAVFDAHCAVVAGTDTRVRVRIRGHEQTADETVARGGADTGPNPVEYALAALGSCQVVTYQFWAAKLRLRLSSVSVEVTGELDRRGFFGLTEHTRPGYTGITVRVRLDGPETRERYEELRREVDRHCPVLDLFRAETPVGTELR
- a CDS encoding aminotransferase class I/II-fold pyridoxal phosphate-dependent enzyme, with amino-acid sequence MELTKLDADELPAPLADLRKAYDELKAQNLSLDLTRGKPAAEQLDLSNELLCLPGKDVFKAGGTDTRNYGGLAGLPELREIFSGPLGVPVPQLLALGNSSLAVMHETIVFALLKGPVDGEPWVGQQIKFLCPVPGYDRHFSLLKQFGIEAVPVPLHEDGPDMDVVERLVAEDASIKGIWCVPKYANPTGAVYSEDTVRRLASMPTAAKDFRLFWDNAYALHHLTEDAVEIANVLELATAAGNPNRPFVFASSSKITHAGSGVAFFGGSPENVAWLTKNQSFGTIGPDKVNHLRHVAFLKDTEGLLAHMDKQRAVIAPKFEMVLYMLEKRLGGTGVAQWSKPKGGYFISLDVLEGTAKRVVQLAKEAGIVLTPAGATFPHGDDPRDRNIRLAPTFPDIREVALATEGVVTCVLLAAVEKLSGN